In the Kitasatospora terrestris genome, one interval contains:
- a CDS encoding response regulator transcription factor produces MPDSVPPIRVLLVDDHQVVRRGLRTFLEVQDDIEVVGEAADGAEAVERTTALRPDVVLMDLKMPGVDGIEALKLLKEQGAAARVLIVTSFTEHRTMVPALRAGAAGYVYKDVDPEALAGAIRSVHAGHVLLQPELAEALLSDDGPRAPQGRGGTLTDREREVLGHIADGRSNREIARALHLSEKTVKTHVSNILMKLDLADRTQAALWAVRHQSAAGPA; encoded by the coding sequence GTGCCTGACTCCGTGCCACCGATCCGCGTGCTGCTGGTCGACGACCACCAGGTGGTCCGCCGCGGCCTGCGGACCTTCCTGGAGGTGCAGGACGACATCGAGGTGGTCGGCGAGGCGGCGGACGGCGCCGAGGCGGTCGAGCGGACCACCGCCCTGCGGCCCGACGTGGTCCTGATGGACCTCAAGATGCCGGGCGTGGACGGCATCGAGGCGCTCAAACTGCTCAAGGAGCAGGGGGCCGCCGCCCGGGTGCTGATCGTCACCAGCTTCACCGAGCACCGCACCATGGTGCCCGCGCTGCGGGCCGGCGCCGCCGGGTACGTGTACAAGGACGTCGACCCGGAGGCGCTGGCGGGGGCGATCCGCTCGGTGCACGCCGGCCACGTCCTGCTCCAGCCGGAGCTCGCCGAGGCGCTGCTCTCCGACGACGGCCCGCGCGCCCCGCAGGGCCGCGGCGGCACGCTCACCGACCGGGAGCGCGAGGTCCTCGGCCACATCGCGGACGGCCGCTCCAACCGGGAGATCGCCCGCGCCCTGCACCTGTCGGAGAAGACGGTGAAGACGCACGTCTCCAACATCCTGATGAAGCTGGACCTGGCGGACCGCACCCAGGCGGCGCTGTGGGCGGTCCGCCACCAGTCCGCCGCCGGACCGGCCTGA
- a CDS encoding ABC transporter ATP-binding protein yields the protein MSDVLELVDVSVVRDGYPLIDHVSWSVKEGERWVVLGPNGAGKTTLLQVASSFLFPTSGSAALLGEKLGGVDVFELRARIGLASAAMFDKLPADQTVLQTVLTAAYGMTVHWQETYDMTDEARALALLDRLGMAKFTERKFGTLSEGERKRTLIARALMTDPELLLLDEPAAGLDLGGREDLVRRLGALAQDEYAPSMVMVTHHVEEIAPGFTHVLMIRRGKVMAAGPIDTELTARNLSLCFGLPLTLERHGDRWSAQGLPLG from the coding sequence ATGAGTGACGTGCTGGAGCTGGTGGACGTATCCGTTGTGCGGGATGGGTACCCGCTCATCGACCACGTCTCCTGGTCCGTCAAGGAGGGCGAGCGCTGGGTCGTCCTCGGCCCGAACGGTGCCGGCAAGACCACGCTGCTCCAGGTCGCCTCCAGCTTCCTCTTCCCCACCTCCGGCAGCGCCGCGCTGCTCGGCGAGAAGCTCGGCGGCGTCGACGTCTTCGAGCTGCGCGCCCGGATCGGCCTGGCCAGCGCCGCGATGTTCGACAAGCTCCCCGCCGACCAGACCGTGCTGCAGACCGTCCTCACCGCCGCGTACGGGATGACCGTGCACTGGCAGGAGACCTACGACATGACCGACGAGGCCCGCGCGCTCGCGCTGCTCGACCGGCTCGGCATGGCGAAGTTCACCGAGCGGAAGTTCGGCACCCTCTCCGAGGGCGAGCGCAAGCGCACCCTGATCGCCCGCGCCCTGATGACCGACCCCGAGCTGCTGCTGCTGGACGAGCCCGCCGCCGGCCTGGACCTCGGCGGCCGCGAGGACCTGGTCCGCCGCCTCGGCGCCCTCGCCCAGGACGAGTACGCGCCGTCCATGGTGATGGTCACCCACCACGTCGAGGAGATCGCACCGGGCTTCACCCACGTGCTGATGATCCGTCGGGGCAAGGTGATGGCGGCCGGCCCGATCGACACCGAGCTGACGGCCCGCAACCTCTCGCTCTGCTTCGGCCTGCCGCTCACCCTGGAGCGCCACGGCGACCGCTGGTCCGCCCAGGGTCTGCCGCTCGGCTGA
- a CDS encoding NfeD family protein, translating into MDPVDSWIWWLLAAVGLGIPLVLTAMPEFAMFAIGAGAAALTAGLGGGVVLQFLVFVAVSVAQLVFIRPIAYRQLKQAPEIRTGIEALVGATAVVQEKVDGEGGRIKLNGEIWSARALNPGIEYEPGQQVDVVAIQGATALVV; encoded by the coding sequence ATGGACCCCGTGGACAGCTGGATCTGGTGGCTCCTCGCCGCCGTCGGCCTGGGCATCCCGCTGGTGCTCACCGCGATGCCCGAATTCGCGATGTTCGCGATAGGCGCCGGTGCGGCCGCCCTCACCGCCGGGCTCGGCGGCGGGGTCGTGCTGCAGTTCCTGGTGTTCGTCGCGGTGTCGGTGGCGCAGTTGGTGTTCATCCGGCCGATCGCCTACCGCCAGCTCAAGCAGGCACCGGAGATCCGGACCGGGATCGAGGCGCTCGTGGGCGCCACCGCAGTGGTACAGGAGAAAGTCGACGGGGAGGGCGGGCGGATCAAGCTGAACGGCGAGATCTGGTCGGCCCGCGCGCTCAACCCGGGCATCGAGTACGAGCCGGGGCAGCAGGTCGACGTCGTCGCAATCCAGGGCGCCACCGCCCTGGTCGTCTAG
- a CDS encoding SPFH domain-containing protein, producing the protein MEPVLIVLVVLVVVAFIALIKTIQVIPQASAAIVERFGRYTRTLSAGLNIVVPFIDTIRNRIDLREQVVPFPPQPVITSDNLVVNIDTVIYYQVTDPRAATYEVASYIQAIEQLTVTTLRNIIGSMDLESTLTSREVINAGLRGVLDEATGRWGIRVNRVELKAIEPPTSIQDSMEKQMRADRDKRAAILTAEGARQAQILRAEGEKQAAVLQAEGEAQAAVLKADGEAAAIRTVFEAIHEGDADQKLLAYQYLQTLPELAKGDANKLWIIPSEVGDALKGLGGAFQGVTGGGNGAAPAASRVPVDPAAGPRPVDTDKQAARPRVEPTREYPKIDPE; encoded by the coding sequence TTGGAACCCGTCCTCATCGTGCTGGTCGTCCTGGTCGTGGTGGCCTTCATCGCGCTGATCAAGACGATCCAGGTGATCCCGCAGGCCAGCGCCGCGATCGTGGAGCGCTTCGGCCGCTACACCCGCACGCTCAGCGCCGGCCTCAACATCGTGGTGCCGTTCATCGACACCATCCGGAACCGGATCGACCTCCGTGAGCAGGTCGTCCCGTTCCCGCCGCAGCCGGTGATCACTTCGGACAACCTCGTCGTCAACATCGACACCGTCATCTACTACCAGGTCACCGACCCGCGGGCGGCCACCTACGAGGTCGCCAGCTACATCCAGGCGATCGAGCAGCTGACCGTCACCACGCTGCGCAACATCATCGGCTCGATGGACCTGGAGTCCACCCTCACCTCGCGCGAGGTGATCAACGCCGGTCTGCGCGGCGTGCTGGACGAGGCCACCGGCCGCTGGGGCATCCGGGTCAACCGGGTCGAGCTGAAGGCGATCGAGCCGCCGACCTCCATCCAGGACTCGATGGAGAAGCAGATGCGCGCCGACCGCGACAAGCGCGCCGCGATCCTCACCGCCGAGGGCGCCCGGCAGGCCCAGATCCTGCGCGCCGAGGGCGAGAAGCAGGCCGCCGTCCTGCAGGCCGAGGGCGAGGCGCAGGCCGCCGTGCTCAAGGCCGACGGTGAGGCCGCCGCGATCCGGACCGTGTTCGAGGCCATCCACGAGGGCGACGCCGACCAGAAGCTGCTCGCCTACCAGTACCTGCAGACCCTGCCCGAGCTGGCCAAGGGCGACGCCAACAAGCTGTGGATCATCCCCAGCGAGGTCGGCGACGCGCTCAAGGGCCTCGGCGGTGCCTTCCAGGGCGTGACCGGCGGCGGCAACGGCGCGGCTCCCGCCGCCTCCCGCGTCCCGGTCGACCCGGCGGCCGGCCCGCGCCCGGTCGACACCGACAAGCAGGCCGCCCGCCCGCGCGTCGAGCCGACCCGCGAGTACCCGAAGATCGACCCCGAGTAG
- a CDS encoding sulfite exporter TauE/SafE family protein, whose protein sequence is MTLWEGIAVLLAGVAAGTINTIVGSGTLITFPVLLAVGLPPVTANVSNTFGLVPGSLFGALGYRAELVGQRRRLLRLGTASMIGALIGAVLLIALPGKAFAAIVPVLIVIALVLVVIQPRVARAMAARRAAGRSTGSADGGPLLIAAVGLTGVYGGYFGAAQGVLLLAIMGMLLADDLQRINATKNVLALIANGVAAIFFLFTSTIDWTAVVLIALGSAAGGVIGARLGRRLPPTVLRAVIVVVGLAAVTRLLFF, encoded by the coding sequence ATGACGCTCTGGGAGGGGATCGCCGTCCTGCTGGCCGGCGTCGCCGCAGGCACCATCAACACCATCGTCGGCTCCGGCACCCTGATCACCTTCCCCGTACTGCTGGCCGTCGGCCTTCCCCCGGTCACCGCCAACGTCTCCAACACCTTCGGCCTGGTCCCCGGCTCGCTCTTCGGCGCCCTCGGCTACCGCGCCGAACTGGTCGGCCAGCGCCGCCGCCTGCTCCGCCTCGGCACCGCCTCGATGATCGGCGCGCTGATCGGCGCCGTCCTGCTGATCGCCCTGCCCGGCAAGGCCTTCGCCGCCATCGTCCCGGTGCTGATCGTGATCGCCCTGGTCCTGGTCGTCATCCAGCCGCGCGTCGCCCGCGCGATGGCCGCCCGCCGCGCCGCCGGCCGCTCCACCGGGTCTGCCGACGGCGGCCCGCTGCTGATCGCCGCGGTCGGCCTGACCGGCGTGTACGGCGGCTACTTCGGCGCCGCCCAGGGCGTCCTGCTGCTCGCCATCATGGGCATGCTGCTCGCCGACGACCTGCAGCGGATCAATGCCACCAAGAACGTCCTCGCACTGATCGCCAACGGCGTCGCCGCGATCTTCTTCCTCTTCACCTCCACCATCGACTGGACCGCGGTCGTCCTGATCGCCCTCGGCTCCGCCGCCGGCGGCGTCATCGGCGCCCGGCTCGGCCGGCGGCTCCCGCCGACCGTGCTGCGCGCGGTCATCGTGGTCGTCGGCCTCGCCGCCGTCACCCGCCTGCTCTTCTTCTGA
- a CDS encoding 4a-hydroxytetrahydrobiopterin dehydratase, which produces MSRDRLTEDQITAGLADLPDWQREGDSIARTAETASFPTAIRVVDAVAAEAERLDHHPDIDIRWRTLRFVLSTHSAGGLTPLDLQLAGFIDRTLATTTP; this is translated from the coding sequence ATGAGTCGCGACCGACTGACCGAGGACCAGATCACCGCCGGGCTGGCCGACCTGCCCGACTGGCAGCGCGAGGGCGACTCGATCGCCCGCACCGCCGAGACCGCGAGCTTCCCCACCGCGATCCGGGTGGTCGACGCCGTCGCCGCCGAAGCCGAACGGCTCGACCACCACCCGGACATCGACATCCGCTGGCGCACCCTGCGGTTCGTCCTCTCCACCCACAGCGCGGGCGGCCTCACGCCGCTCGACCTCCAGCTCGCCGGCTTCATCGACCGGACCCTGGCCACCACGACGCCATGA
- a CDS encoding PQQ-binding-like beta-propeller repeat protein: MAQEPSSTSGQGYPQQGYDYQQPWYPQQPPEPPAETWNGAYQQQPDPQYQQDAYGYQQPAATGYPATGYPEGYAAGYDQQQLYAQPGSDQQLYAQPGTEQYAYTEQQAHTAPDTEQQAHTAYLPQQPEAPAEPLAAEQQATLSPYTVTPRGEDGPDDAPDERPAGRADSLLGRAKAAAGAVVSGDGAPSRRAFAIRAGAGVAALAVLVTAGVLATGDDEKPAATGDTGPVTQNIAVAHDKAWTATPAEAPAAGTDDTLTGSWLLADAVVRADATGVRAYSLADGKPTWTLAPPAAGAVPCGLSPTVNAAGLGAAVFRPAADPKSPCTVVAAVDTKAGKTTWTKTLSDIKENYGAHVAVTDEAVFAVGDDKAAAWAAADGKDLWQYAGQGKYCTLAGNASGKTVLLHSSCADSSPVDQAVALNAADGKVRWWRGLNNQPKTVTVLSAEPAAVLTTGAQPGDDRIFAWGTDGDPAAEIPVAVDGGRLDAARGSFDAIPGVYFHEHTLLAAITSPEGTTGAVAAYDLTTGKPLWKTPVAEKGKARPVGLDGGGLLLAVDERVDQPAHISRFALTGGQETQGGAFQRGTGSQLSAGRLLSGGGKVVSVPEHSTNFGTATAFSSKG, encoded by the coding sequence ATGGCTCAGGAACCCTCCTCGACCTCCGGCCAGGGGTACCCGCAGCAGGGGTACGACTACCAGCAGCCCTGGTACCCCCAGCAGCCGCCGGAGCCGCCCGCCGAGACCTGGAACGGCGCCTACCAGCAACAGCCCGACCCGCAGTACCAGCAGGACGCGTACGGCTACCAGCAGCCCGCCGCCACCGGATACCCCGCCACCGGTTACCCCGAGGGCTACGCCGCCGGGTACGACCAGCAGCAGCTCTACGCCCAGCCCGGCAGCGACCAGCAGCTCTACGCCCAGCCCGGCACCGAGCAGTACGCGTACACCGAGCAGCAGGCCCACACCGCACCCGACACCGAACAGCAGGCCCACACCGCGTACCTCCCGCAGCAGCCGGAGGCCCCCGCCGAGCCGCTCGCCGCCGAGCAGCAGGCCACGCTCTCCCCCTACACCGTCACGCCCCGCGGCGAGGACGGACCGGACGACGCACCGGACGAGCGCCCCGCCGGCCGGGCCGACTCGCTGCTCGGGCGCGCCAAGGCCGCGGCCGGGGCCGTGGTCTCCGGCGACGGAGCCCCCAGCCGCCGCGCCTTCGCGATCCGGGCCGGGGCCGGCGTCGCCGCCCTCGCCGTCCTGGTCACCGCGGGCGTCCTCGCCACCGGCGACGACGAGAAGCCCGCCGCCACCGGCGACACCGGCCCCGTCACCCAGAACATCGCGGTCGCCCACGACAAGGCCTGGACCGCCACCCCCGCCGAGGCACCCGCCGCCGGCACCGACGACACCCTCACCGGCAGCTGGCTGCTGGCCGACGCCGTCGTCCGCGCCGACGCCACCGGCGTCCGCGCCTACAGCCTCGCCGACGGCAAGCCCACCTGGACGCTCGCCCCGCCCGCCGCCGGCGCCGTCCCCTGCGGACTCTCGCCGACCGTCAACGCGGCCGGCCTCGGCGCGGCCGTCTTCCGTCCGGCCGCCGACCCCAAGAGCCCCTGCACGGTCGTCGCCGCCGTCGACACCAAGGCCGGCAAGACCACCTGGACCAAGACCCTCTCCGACATCAAGGAGAACTACGGCGCCCACGTCGCCGTCACCGACGAGGCGGTGTTCGCCGTCGGCGACGACAAGGCCGCCGCCTGGGCCGCAGCCGACGGCAAGGACCTCTGGCAGTACGCCGGCCAGGGCAAGTACTGCACGCTCGCCGGGAACGCGAGCGGCAAGACCGTCCTGCTGCACAGCAGCTGCGCCGACTCCTCGCCGGTCGACCAGGCGGTCGCCCTCAACGCGGCCGACGGCAAGGTCAGGTGGTGGCGCGGGCTGAACAACCAGCCCAAGACCGTCACCGTGCTCTCCGCCGAGCCGGCCGCCGTCCTCACCACCGGCGCCCAGCCCGGCGACGACCGGATCTTCGCCTGGGGCACCGACGGCGACCCCGCGGCCGAGATCCCCGTCGCCGTCGACGGCGGCCGGCTCGACGCGGCCCGCGGCAGCTTCGACGCGATCCCCGGGGTCTACTTCCACGAGCACACCCTGCTGGCCGCCATCACCTCGCCCGAGGGCACCACCGGCGCCGTCGCCGCGTACGACCTGACGACCGGCAAGCCGCTGTGGAAGACCCCGGTCGCCGAGAAGGGCAAGGCCCGCCCGGTCGGCCTCGACGGCGGCGGACTGCTGCTCGCCGTCGACGAGCGGGTCGACCAACCCGCGCACATCAGCCGCTTCGCCCTCACCGGCGGCCAGGAGACCCAGGGCGGCGCGTTCCAGCGCGGCACCGGCTCCCAGCTCTCGGCGGGCCGGCTGCTCAGCGGCGGCGGCAAGGTGGTCTCGGTGCCCGAGCACTCGACCAACTTCGGCACCGCCACCGCCTTCTCCAGCAAGGGCTGA
- a CDS encoding HNH endonuclease, which translates to MRNTLVLNASYEPLTTVSLKRAVVLVLQDKAVVEHAHPLSVVRGTGVSLPVPRVIRLNRYVRVPFRQHAPWSRRGVLVRDQHRCAYCGRRATTVDHLQPRSRGGSDSWLNTVAACAEDNQRKADRTPEQAGMKLLSRPFEPTPEATLMMALGLKEKDLGELAAWLPATA; encoded by the coding sequence ATGCGCAACACGCTGGTACTGAACGCGAGCTACGAACCGCTGACGACGGTGTCGCTGAAGCGTGCCGTGGTCCTGGTGCTCCAGGACAAGGCCGTGGTCGAGCACGCCCATCCGCTGAGCGTGGTGCGCGGTACGGGGGTTTCGCTTCCGGTGCCCCGGGTGATCAGGCTGAACCGGTACGTGCGGGTGCCGTTCCGACAACACGCGCCGTGGTCGCGGCGCGGGGTGCTGGTCAGGGACCAGCACCGTTGTGCGTACTGCGGGCGGCGGGCGACCACCGTCGACCACCTGCAGCCGAGGTCGCGGGGTGGTTCGGACAGCTGGCTGAACACCGTGGCCGCGTGCGCGGAGGACAACCAGCGCAAGGCGGACCGGACACCGGAGCAGGCGGGGATGAAGCTGCTCAGCCGCCCGTTCGAGCCGACTCCGGAGGCCACGCTGATGATGGCGCTGGGACTGAAGGAGAAGGACCTCGGCGAGCTGGCGGCCTGGCTGCCGGCCACCGCCTGA
- the tyrS gene encoding tyrosine--tRNA ligase, which translates to MTDIVDELRWRGLIALSTDEDALRKAFADGPVTFYCGFDPTAPSLHLGNLVQILTMRRLQQAGNLPLGLVGGATGLIGDPKPTAERVLNDPETVAAWVDRLRGQISRFLDFEGDHAARMVNNLDWTSGMSAISLLRDVGKYFRVNNMIAKEAVARRLNSDAGISYTEFSYQILQGMDFLELNRRYNCTLQTGGSDQWGNLTAGTDLIRKADGKSVHALATPLIVKADGTKFGKTESGTVWLDPELTTPYAFYQFWLNADDRDVSNFLRIFSFKSREEIEELERETAERPAARLAQRALAEELTTLVHGAEQYERAVAASKALFGQGDLADLEPATLAAALAEVPKATVAELLPIVDLLVESGLAPSRSGARRTIKEGGAYLNNTKVTDEEAAPTADDLLHGRWLVLRRGKRNLAAVEVTAG; encoded by the coding sequence GTGACCGACATCGTCGACGAGCTGCGGTGGCGCGGGCTGATCGCCCTGTCCACCGACGAGGACGCACTGCGCAAGGCGTTCGCGGACGGCCCGGTCACGTTCTATTGCGGCTTCGACCCGACCGCCCCCAGCCTGCACCTCGGCAACCTGGTGCAGATCCTCACCATGCGCCGTCTCCAGCAGGCCGGGAACCTCCCGCTCGGCCTGGTCGGCGGGGCCACCGGCCTGATCGGCGACCCCAAGCCCACCGCCGAGCGCGTCCTCAACGACCCCGAGACCGTCGCGGCCTGGGTCGACCGCCTGCGCGGCCAGATCTCCCGCTTCCTCGACTTCGAGGGCGACCACGCGGCCCGCATGGTCAACAACCTGGACTGGACGTCCGGCATGTCGGCGATCAGCCTGCTGCGCGACGTCGGCAAGTACTTCCGGGTCAACAACATGATCGCCAAGGAGGCCGTCGCCCGACGGCTCAACTCCGACGCCGGCATCAGCTACACCGAGTTCAGCTACCAGATCCTCCAGGGCATGGACTTCCTGGAGCTGAACCGCCGCTACAACTGCACCCTGCAGACCGGCGGCAGCGACCAGTGGGGCAACCTCACCGCCGGCACCGACCTGATCCGCAAGGCCGACGGCAAGTCCGTGCACGCGCTCGCCACCCCGCTGATCGTCAAGGCGGACGGCACCAAGTTCGGCAAGACCGAGTCCGGCACGGTCTGGCTCGACCCCGAGCTGACCACCCCGTACGCCTTCTACCAGTTCTGGCTGAACGCGGACGACCGCGACGTCTCCAACTTCCTGCGGATCTTCTCCTTCAAGTCCCGCGAGGAGATCGAGGAGCTGGAGCGCGAGACCGCCGAGCGCCCCGCCGCCCGCCTCGCCCAGCGAGCCCTCGCCGAGGAGCTCACCACCCTCGTCCACGGTGCCGAGCAGTACGAGCGCGCCGTCGCCGCCTCCAAGGCACTCTTCGGCCAGGGCGACCTCGCCGACCTGGAGCCGGCCACCCTGGCCGCCGCCCTCGCCGAGGTCCCCAAGGCCACCGTCGCCGAACTGCTCCCGATCGTCGACCTCCTGGTCGAGAGCGGTCTCGCCCCCAGCCGCTCCGGCGCCCGCCGCACCATCAAGGAAGGCGGCGCCTACCTCAACAACACCAAGGTCACCGACGAGGAGGCCGCCCCCACCGCGGACGACCTCCTGCACGGTCGGTGGCTGGTCCTGCGCCGCGGCAAGCGCAACCTCGCCGCGGTCGAGGTGACCGCAGGCTGA
- a CDS encoding tetratricopeptide repeat protein has protein sequence MHRLPIPDDVTGFEIDADVRQDLKSLPKTLADDVARNLVMVARLLDTEPEEAYNYSRVALRLASRVASVREAAGFASYVTQRYSEALTEFRAARRMTGRVDLWPVMADCERGLGRPERALAMAGEPEVKQLDKAGQVEMRLVAAGARGDMEQFEAAVVTLQSPELASSAVHPWTARLRYAYAEALIAAGRGDEARDWFAKAAEADTDGSTNASERLAEIDGIEFVDALDEDAEDDDVEAAETEAKPARHIAKDEIGDDRMIFEDEEDVEEFYDEDDVEIDEDYEDEAPKRTDRD, from the coding sequence GTGCACCGGCTGCCGATCCCGGACGACGTGACCGGCTTCGAGATCGACGCCGATGTCCGTCAGGACCTGAAGAGCCTGCCGAAGACCCTCGCGGACGACGTGGCGCGCAACCTGGTGATGGTGGCCCGGCTGCTCGACACCGAGCCGGAGGAGGCGTACAACTACTCGCGCGTCGCGCTGCGGCTGGCGTCCCGGGTCGCGAGCGTCCGCGAGGCGGCGGGTTTCGCGTCGTACGTGACGCAGCGGTACTCGGAGGCGCTGACGGAGTTCCGCGCGGCCCGTCGGATGACGGGTCGGGTGGACCTGTGGCCGGTGATGGCGGACTGCGAGCGCGGTCTGGGCCGTCCGGAGCGGGCGCTGGCGATGGCCGGTGAGCCCGAGGTGAAGCAGCTGGACAAGGCCGGCCAGGTCGAGATGCGTCTGGTCGCGGCGGGTGCCCGCGGCGACATGGAGCAGTTCGAGGCCGCCGTGGTGACGCTGCAGAGCCCGGAGCTGGCGTCGAGCGCGGTGCACCCGTGGACGGCGCGGCTGCGGTACGCGTACGCGGAGGCGCTGATCGCGGCGGGCCGCGGTGACGAGGCGCGCGACTGGTTCGCGAAGGCGGCGGAGGCGGACACCGACGGTTCGACCAACGCGTCGGAGCGGCTGGCGGAGATCGACGGCATCGAGTTCGTGGACGCGCTCGACGAGGACGCCGAGGACGACGACGTCGAGGCGGCGGAGACCGAGGCGAAGCCGGCCCGGCACATCGCCAAGGACGAGATCGGCGACGACCGGATGATCTTCGAGGACGAGGAGGACGTCGAGGAGTTCTACGACGAGGACGACGTCGAGATCGACGAGGACTACGAGGACGAGGCGCCGAAGCGCACCGACCGCGACTGA
- a CDS encoding DUF1015 domain-containing protein — protein MSSHRAESGAEPSAGGPGDPGHVATAGLSLSPFRGLRYVPDRVGTLAAVTSPPYDVVDPDRRLDLETADPHNIVRLILPRPEPEDAGDRPDRDTRYRHAARLLAQWRQQGVLTADPVPALYVYEQRLHGDGPDTLQRGLIGALAVSGREAGVVLPHEDVMPRPVADRVGLMRTTRANLEPLLLTYRGNGGAADVIERTVRHEPLLATTTSDGTDHRLWAVTDPADLARVTRDLATCRALIADGHHRWEMYLRLQREHRHLPRSPWDRGLVLLVDTARYPLAVRAIHRVLYRLPLDRALAALGDHWQVKDVPGPLDAALHALADAKRSDANAFLLTAGDGSYRLLSDPDPALLADTVRTDRPEEWRRLDATVLHETLLDHTWRVPDGPDDIGYLHSAEAAEAEAARTGGTAVLLHPVEERVVRRLAEQGVTMPRKSTSFGPKPATGLVLRSLDLG, from the coding sequence ATGAGCTCACACCGTGCCGAAAGCGGCGCAGAGCCCTCGGCGGGCGGCCCCGGAGACCCCGGCCACGTCGCCACCGCAGGACTGTCCCTGTCCCCGTTCCGGGGCCTGCGCTACGTCCCCGACCGGGTCGGCACGCTGGCCGCCGTCACCTCACCCCCGTACGACGTCGTCGACCCCGACCGCCGCCTCGACCTCGAGACCGCCGACCCGCACAACATCGTGCGCCTCATCCTGCCCCGCCCCGAACCCGAGGACGCCGGCGACCGCCCCGACCGCGACACCCGCTACCGGCACGCCGCCCGCCTCCTCGCCCAGTGGCGCCAGCAGGGCGTCCTCACCGCCGACCCCGTCCCCGCGCTCTACGTCTACGAGCAGCGCCTGCACGGCGACGGCCCCGACACCCTGCAGCGCGGCCTGATCGGCGCCCTCGCCGTCAGCGGACGCGAAGCCGGCGTCGTCCTCCCCCACGAGGACGTCATGCCCCGCCCCGTCGCCGACCGCGTCGGCCTGATGCGCACCACCCGCGCCAACCTCGAACCGCTGCTGCTCACCTACCGCGGCAACGGCGGCGCCGCCGACGTCATCGAGCGCACCGTCCGGCACGAGCCCCTGCTCGCCACCACCACCAGCGACGGCACCGACCACCGGCTGTGGGCCGTCACCGACCCCGCCGACCTCGCCCGGGTCACCCGCGACCTCGCCACCTGCCGCGCCCTCATCGCCGACGGACACCACCGCTGGGAGATGTACCTGCGGCTCCAGCGCGAGCACCGCCACCTCCCCCGCAGCCCCTGGGACCGCGGCCTGGTCCTGCTCGTCGACACCGCCCGCTACCCGCTGGCCGTCCGCGCCATCCACCGCGTCCTCTACCGCCTCCCCCTCGACCGCGCGCTCGCCGCCCTCGGCGACCACTGGCAGGTCAAGGACGTCCCCGGCCCGCTCGACGCCGCCCTGCACGCCCTCGCCGACGCCAAGCGCTCGGACGCCAACGCCTTCCTGCTCACCGCGGGCGACGGCAGCTACCGGCTGCTCAGCGACCCCGACCCGGCCCTCCTCGCCGACACCGTCCGCACCGACCGCCCCGAGGAGTGGCGCCGGCTCGACGCCACCGTGCTCCACGAGACCCTGCTCGACCACACCTGGCGCGTCCCCGACGGCCCCGACGACATCGGCTACCTGCACTCCGCCGAAGCCGCCGAGGCCGAGGCCGCCCGCACCGGCGGCACCGCCGTGCTGCTCCACCCCGTCGAGGAGCGGGTGGTCCGCCGTCTGGCCGAACAGGGCGTCACCATGCCGCGCAAGTCCACCTCCTTCGGCCCCAAGCCCGCCACCGGGCTGGTCCTGCGCTCGCTCGACCTGGGCTGA
- a CDS encoding tetratricopeptide repeat protein, whose translation MVGGHGYLNGNSADGGAGIPGGGAGEDGAGLPEGGVYDWFRRGVLLLEQRHPAAAVQLLARAAEAEPGSRSIREALARAQYDAGSYAEALENFRTVAQADPTDDYAQFGWGVAAARLGDFEASAKHLSLAVAMSPENAHYRAALRQTRATLAARAGAYGPLLPGAPGYVAPPQDPEQGV comes from the coding sequence ATGGTGGGTGGGCACGGGTACCTGAACGGCAACAGCGCGGACGGTGGGGCGGGCATTCCCGGCGGCGGGGCGGGGGAGGACGGCGCGGGGCTGCCGGAGGGCGGCGTCTACGACTGGTTCCGGCGAGGGGTGCTGCTGCTGGAGCAGCGGCACCCGGCCGCGGCGGTGCAGTTGCTGGCGCGGGCGGCGGAGGCGGAGCCGGGGTCGAGATCGATCCGGGAGGCGCTGGCCCGGGCGCAGTACGACGCGGGGTCGTACGCGGAGGCACTGGAGAACTTCCGGACGGTGGCGCAGGCGGATCCGACGGACGACTACGCTCAGTTCGGTTGGGGAGTGGCGGCGGCGCGCCTGGGTGATTTCGAGGCGTCGGCGAAGCACCTGTCGTTGGCGGTGGCGATGAGCCCGGAGAACGCGCACTACCGGGCGGCGCTGCGGCAGACGCGGGCGACGCTGGCGGCCCGGGCGGGTGCCTACGGGCCGCTGCTGCCGGGTGCCCCCGGGTACGTGGCGCCGCCGCAGGACCCCGAGCAGGGCGTGTAG